A stretch of the Ptiloglossa arizonensis isolate GNS036 chromosome 1, iyPtiAriz1_principal, whole genome shotgun sequence genome encodes the following:
- the LOC143147243 gene encoding uncharacterized protein LOC143147243 — MEQTFNLSTLTKFLHQTLAFTEEVKNVLKSNCDEAIFSLKPWHKEIITKQDVSKNACIFSNPEISVEEIAAGISRALLQTQQLREKLSVMEKPKHSITKTNYIEFDKKSTTSTNELKDLIQRVSSESNNCTFSNMNNAKCSVLGTVTSQVIYEQSFITMGVIDSLNAFNIPGGIIKSLKAYHTYLDIEFSEKSIDNGKRQKMLNIFLIQFNKIDKIVQNKLMEKTHDTSLLIKFISLFQNLFTEDIKICNLSNIKKVYTELNNIWKIYETKEFMNLHNLESDIQNILFCNTFDTTGWMSNGIWNFFYNRKFEENVLSNMMFFDSTEPEYVKIYKMICVLYQGLNPKIPILVQADK, encoded by the exons ATGGAACAAACCTTCAATCTTTCAACATTGACTAAATTTTTACATCAGACATTGGCATTTACAGAAGAAGTAAAAAACGTGTTGAAGTCAAATTGTGATGAAGCAATATTCTCTTTAAAACCATGGCATAAGGAAATTATAACTAAACAGGATGTTAGTAAAAATGCTTGCATTTTTTCTAAT CCAGAAATTAGCGTCGAAGAAATTGCAGCAGGAATTAGTAGGGCATTACTACAAACACAGCaattacgtgaaaagttatct GTGATGGAGAAACCGAAACA TTCCATAACAAAG ACAAATTATATTGAATTTGACAAAAAATCTACAACATCCACTAATGAATTAAAAGATTTAATACAAAGAGTATCATCAGAATCTAACAATTGCACATTTTCCAATATGAATAATGCAAAGTGTTCAGTACTTGGAACTGTAACATCGCAAGTTATATATGAACAAAGTTTTATAACTATGGGTGTCATAGACAGTCTGAATGCATTTAATATTCCTGGAGGAATAATTAAATCATTGAAAGCGTATCATACATATCTTGACATTGAATTTTCAGAAAAATCAATTGATAATGGAAAACGACAAAAAATGCTCaatatatttttgatacaaTTTAACAAAATA gataaaattgtacaaaataaattaatgGAAAAGACTCATGATACATCattattgattaaatttatatcTTTATTCCAAAATCTATTCACTGAAGacataaaaatatgtaatttgtCTAATATTAAAAAAGTGTATACTGAATTAAACAATATAtggaaaatatacgaaacaaaAGAATTTATGAATTTACATAATTTGGAATCAGATATTCAAAATATATTGTTCTGCAATACCTTTGATACAACAGGATGGATGTCAAAtggaatttggaattttttctaTAATAGAAAATTTGAAG aGAATGTACTTTCCAATATGATGTTTTTCGATTCGACAGAACCagaatatgtaaaaatatataaaatgattTGTGTACTCTACCAGGgtttaaatccaaaaattccaattttagtACAAgcagataaataa
- the Pdi gene encoding protein disulfide isomerase, which produces MKFATLTFLVIFVFATTLAKIETEDAVLVLTKDNFGEAIEQNDYVLIEFYAPWCSHCKGLAPEYAKAAKKLQETDSTVKLAKVDATVETELAEKHGITAYPTLRFYRKGIDIDYNGGRKADQIIAWVMKKTAPAVKDLPTVEEAKSFIEAYNVTIVGFFKDIESDAAKEFLEVGNAVDEHAFGISSNNEVFNEYGVEDGKIILFKKFDEGKSEFNGEIDAVKLQNFISIHAMPLVVEFNQNSAEEIFNGHIKSHLLIFLSKEAGHFDDHVEKLKELAKNFRGQVLFVTINADESDHGRIFEFFGIKKSDIPVMRIINLDQKTLKYKPEKPEISSENIMEFVTAYVEGKLKKHLNTEDLPEDWDKHPVKVLVSSNFYEVAFDKTKNVLVEFYVPWCTHCSQLAPIYEALGEKYENTEDLVIAKLDAVANELDDVKILSYPTIILFKKKTNEAVEYTGERTFEELSKFIDSDGASVQAAEEAQEEDEDDDVPRKDEL; this is translated from the exons ATGAAGTTTGCTACGCTAACATTTTTAGTAATTTTTGTCTTTGCTACTACTCTTGCAAAAATTGAAACCGAAGATGCGGTTTTAGTGCTTACAAAAGATAATTTTGGGGAAGCTATCGAGCAAAATGATTATGTGCTTATCGAATTTT ATGCTCCATGGTGTTCACATTGTAAGGGTTTGGCTCCTGAATATGCAAAAGCAGCAAAGAAATTGCAAGAAACTGATTCTACTGTGAAATTAGCTAAAGTTGATGCAACTGTTGAAACAGAATTAGCTGAAAAGCATGGTATCACGGCTTATCCAACTCTCAGATTTTACCGTAAAGGTATTGAtattgattacaatggtggacgTAAAGCAGACCAAATTATAGCTTGGGTAATGAAGAAGACTGCCCCAGCTGTTAAAGATTTACCAACTGTGGAAGAAGCAAAATCATTTATTGAAGCATATAATGTTACAATTGTGGGATTCTTTAAG GATATAGAATCAGATGCAGCAAAAGAATTTTTGGAAGTTGGTAATGCTGTTGATGAGCATGCATTTGGTATAAGTAGCAACAATGAAGTTTTTAATGAATATGGAGTAGaagatggaaaaattattttatttaaaaag TTTGATGAAGGCAAAAGTGAGTTTAATGGAGAAATTGATGCtgtgaaattacaaaatttcatttctatacATGCAATGCCTTTAGTTGTTGAATTCAATCAAAATAGTGCAGAAGAGATTTTCAATGGTCATATTAAAAGCCACCTTCTTATATTCCTTAGTAAAGAAGCTGGTCATTTTGATGATCATGTAGAGAAACTTAAAGAACTGGCAAAGAATTTCCGTGGTCAG GTTTTATTTGTTACGATTAATGCTGATGAATCTGATCATGGACGCATCTTTGAATTCTTTGGTATAAAGAAAAGTGACATACCTGTTATGCGTATTATAAACCTTGACCAAAAAACGCTTAAATATAAACCAGAGAAACCAGAAATTTCCAGTGAAAATATTATGGAATTTGTAACTGCATATGTTGAAGGCAAATTGAAAAAACATTTGAATACAGAAGATTTGCCCGAAGATTGGGATAAACACCCTGTGAAAGTTCTTGTTAGTAGTAACTTCTATGAAGTTGCATTTGATAAAACAAAGAACGTTTTGGTCGAATTTTATGTTCCATGGTGTACACATTGCTCTCAATTAGCTCCTATTTATGAAGCA CTTGGAGAAAAGTACGAAAACACTGAAGATTTAGTCATAGCAAAACTAGATGCTGTTGCAAATGAATTAGATGATGTGAAAATCCTTAGTTACCCTACAATTAtacttttcaaaaaaaaaactaatgaa gcTGTGGAATACACTGGTGAAAGAACATTTGAAGAACTTTCCAAATTTATTGATTCTGATGGTGCTTCTGTTCAAGCTGCAGAAGAA GCTCAAGAAGAGGATGAAGATGATGATGTGCCAAGAAAAGATGAACTATAA
- the LOC143150916 gene encoding methyltransferase-like protein 22, producing MTLYTVTSEIFTENKNASVKFKNGNAISSFAFKCPSYMIKPKSVINNIIQDSDNDLDIDRQKEEKLLIEHHTSTELQHVGLQVWRGALLLADYILSNPDIFKNKVVLELGAGVGLTSIVVGFFAKEVICTDVDIKGILELIRRNFIRNSVYIKSKFYIKELDFLNINWPTFYKKRMDEATIILAADVIYDENITEGFVQTLAKLLNSEIRKVVYIALEKRFVFTTANMDTTAPMYEDFLKCLETQKLNWHIEYIKIDFPRYFKYDRVKQMILLKIENKLNE from the exons ATGACATTGTATACAGTAACATCAGAAATATTCACAGAAaataaaaacgcttctgtaaAGTTTAAAAATGGCA atgcaatatcaaGTTTTGCTTTTAAGTGTCCATCCTACATGATTAAACCAAAAAGTGTTATCAATAATATAATACAAGACAGTGACAACGATTTAGATATAGATaggcaaaaagaagaaaaattattgatag AACATCATACGTCTACAGAACTGCAACATGTAGGATTGCAAGTGTGGCGGGGTGCCTTGTTACTAGCAGATTATATTTTATCTAATcctgatatatttaaaaataaggtAGTTCTAGAATTAGGTGCTGGAGTTGGTTTAACTAGCATAGTAGTAGGTTTCTTTGCTAAGGAAGTAATATGTACAG ATGTTGATATAAAAGGAATATTAGAATTGATTCGTAGAAATTTTATCAGAAACAGTGTTTATATCAAatctaaattttatattaaagaaTTAgactttttaaatataaactgGCCTACATTCTATAAAAAAAGAATGGATGAAGCAACTATTATTTTAGCTGCAGATG TAATTTATGATGAAAACATAACAGAAGGATTTGTTCAAACATTAGCAAAACTTTTAAATTCAGAAATTCGAAAGGTTGTCTATATTGCTTTAGAGAAAAGATTTGTTTTTACTACAGCCAATATGGATACTACTGCCCCAATGTATGAAGATTTTTTAAAATGCCTTGAAACACAAAAACTTAACTGGCATattgaatatattaaaatagaTTTCCCACGATACTTCAAATATGATAGAGTAAAACAAATGATActcttgaaaatagaaaataaattaaatgaatga